The Daucus carota subsp. sativus chromosome 7, DH1 v3.0, whole genome shotgun sequence genome window below encodes:
- the LOC108194407 gene encoding expansin-B18-like — protein sequence MALNLKNDIPISILVINLSVIFMQISLSFGQGFAPALATWYGPPDGPGSGGACGFDTDVAQPPFSSMISAGNAKIFLKGHGCGQCFQVQCSAEQCSGQPITVTITDECPGACNNVPFHFDLSGHAFGAMAKPGQENNLRQLGQVDIQFRRVPCNYQGAKIAFKIDPYINPNYFACAVESINGDGDIGAMQLKPSNSDWIPMQQSWGATWYANISDSAQGPLSFRITTSSGKSIEADNAVPPNWAARARYVSNVNF from the exons ATGGCTCTTAATCTTAAAAATGATATACCTATTTCCATTCTAGTGATCAATTTATCAGTAATTTTTATGCAGATTTCCCTGAGTTTTGGACAGGGTTTTGCACCTGCTTTGGCTACATGGTATGGACCCCCTGATGGTCCTGGAAGTG GAGGAGCCTGCGGATTTGACACAGATGTCGCACAACCTCCATTCTCAAGCATGATATCTGCTGGAAATGCCAAGATCTTCCTCAAAGGACATGGCTGTGGTCAGTGTTTTCAGGTGCAATGTTCAGCTGAACAATGCTCAGGCCAGCCAATCACCGTGACCATCACAGATGAATGTCCTGGAGCCTGTAACAACGTACCATTCCATTTCGACTTGAGTGGCCATGCTTTCGGGGCAATGGCTAAACCCGGACAAGAAAATAATCTCCGCCAACTAGGACAAGTTGATATCCAATTCAGAAG GGTGCCATGCAATTATCAGGGTGCAAAAATTGCGTTCAAAATCGACCCATATATCAATCCAAACTACTTTGCATGTGCAGTTGAAAGCATCAATGGAGATGGAGATATTGGAGCCATGCAGCTCAAACCCTCAAACTCTGACTGGATTCCAATGCAACAAAGCTGGGGGGCGACATGGTATGCTAACATCAGTGATTCAGCTCAGGGCCCACTTTCCTTCAGAAttactacctcatctggaaagTCTATTGAAGCTGATAACGCGGTTCCACCGAACTGGGCTGCTAGGGCTAGATATGTTTCAAATGTCAATTTTTGA
- the LOC108194408 gene encoding expansin-B18-like, with amino-acid sequence MALNLKYDIPISILVINLSVIFMQISLSFGQGFAPGLATWYGPANGPGSGGACGFDTDVGQPPYSGMISAGNAKIFLKGHGCGQCFQMQCSADLCSGKPITVTITDECPGHCDDVPFHFDLSGHAFGAMAKPGQENNLRQRGRVDIQFRRVPCNYQGAKIAFKIDKGINPNYFACAVESINGDGDIGSMQLKPANSGWIPMKQSWGATWSANINRATQGPLSFRITTSSGKSIEVDNAVPAKWVKGARYISNANF; translated from the exons aTGGCCCTTAATCTCAAATATGATATACCCATTTCTATTCTAGTGATCAACTTATCAGTAATTTTTATGCAGATTTCCCTGAGCTTTGGACAGGGTTTTGCACCTGGTTTGGCTACATGGTATGGACCTGCTAATGGCCCTGGAAGTG GAGGAGCTTGCGGATTTGACACCGATGTCGGACAACCTCCATACTCAGGCATGATATCTGCCGGAAATGCCAAGATCTTCCTCAAAGGACATGGCTGTGGTCAGTGTTTTCAG ATGCAATGCTCAGCTGACCTATGCTCGGGCAAACCAATAACTGTAACCATCACAGATGAATGTCCTGGACATTGTGACGATGTACCATTTCATTTCGACTTGAGTGGACATGCTTTCGGGGCAATGGCTAAACCTGGACAAGAAAATAATCTCCGCCAACGAGGACGAGTCGATATCCAATTCAGAAG GGTGCCTTGTAATTATCAGGGTGCAAAAATCGCGTTCAAAATCGACAAAGGTATCAATCCCAACTATTTTGCGTGCGCAGTTGAAAGCATCAATGGAGACGGTGACATTGGCTCTATGCAGCTCAAACCCGCAAATTCTGGCTGGATTCCAATGAAACAATCCTGGGGTGCAACATGGAGTGCTAACATTAACCGTGCAACTCAAGGACCACTCTCCTTCAGAATTACTACCTCGTCCGGGAAATCTATTGAAGTTGATAACGCAGTTCCAGCGAAATGGGTTAAGGGGGCAAGATATATTTCAAATGCCAATTTTTGA
- the LOC108194409 gene encoding expansin-B18-like has product MVVPCNYQGAKIAFKIDKGINPNYFACAVESINGDGDIGSMQLKPANSGWIPMKQSWGATWSANINRATQGPLSFRITTSSGKSIEVDNAVPAKWISLSFGQGFAPGLATWYGPPDGPGSGGACGFDTDVGQPPYSGMISAGNAKIFLSGHGCGQCFQVQCSAEQCSGQPITVTITDECPGACNNVPFHFDLSGHAFGAMAKPGQEHNLRQRGQVDIQFKRVQCNYQGAKIAFKIDQHINPNYFACAIESINGDGGIRSMQLKPANSDWIPMQQSWGATWSANINPSTQGPLSFRITTSSGKSIEVANAVPAKWAAGAKYISNANF; this is encoded by the exons ATGGT GGTGCCATGCAATTATCAGGGTGCAAAAATCGCATTCAAAATCGACAAAGGTATCAACCCAAACTATTTTGCGTGTGCAGTTGAAAGCATCAATGGAGACGGTGACATTGGCTCTATGCAGCTCAAACCCGCAAATTCTGGCTGGATTCCAATGAAACAATCCTGGGGTGCAACATGGAGTGCTAACATTAACCGTGCAACTCAAGGCCCACTCTCCTTCAGAATTACTACCTCGTCCGGGAAATCTATTGAAGTTGATAACGCAGTTCCAGCGAAATGG ATTTCCCTGAGCTTTGGACAGGGTTTTGCACCTGGTTTGGCTACATGGTACGGACCTCCTGATGGCCCTGGAAGTG GAGGAGCCTGCGGATTTGACACAGATGTCGGACAACCCCCATATTCAGGCATGATATCTGCCGGAAATGCCAAGATCTTCCTCTCAGGACATGGCTGTGGTCAGTGTTTTCAG GTGCAATGCTCAGCTGAACAATGCTCGGGCCAACCAATCACTGTGACTATCACAGATGAATGTCCTGGAGCCTGTAACAATGTGCCATTTCATTTTGACCTGAGTGGCCATGCTTTCGGGGCAATGGCTAAACCTGGACAAGAACATAATCTCCGCCAACGAGGACAAGTTGATATCCAATTTAAAAG GGTGCAATGCAATTATCAGGGTGCAAAAATCGCGTTTAAAATCGACCAACATATCAATCCAAACTATTTCGCATGTGcaattgaaagcatcaatggaGACGGTGGCATTCGCTCTATGCAACTCAAACCCGCAAACTCTGACTGGATTCCAATGCAACAATCCTGGGGTGCAACATGGAGTGCTAACATCAACCCTTCAACTCAAGGCCCACTTTCCTTCAGAATTACTACCTCATCCGGAAAATCTATTGAAGTTGCTAACGCAGTTCCAGCGAAATGGGCTGCCGGGGCAAAATACATTTCAAATGCCAATTTTTGA
- the LOC108194410 gene encoding putative expansin-B14 — translation MALNLKYDIPISILVINLSVIFMQISLSFGQGFAPGLATWYGPANGPGSGGACGFDTDVGQPPYSGMISAGNAKIFLKGHGCGQCFQMQCSADLCSGKPITVTITDECPGHCDDVPFHFDLSGHAFGAMAKPGQENNLRQRALQEK, via the exons ATGGCCCTTAATCTCAAATATGATATACCCATTTCTATTCTAGTGATCAACTTATCAGTAATTTTTATGCAGATTTCCCTGAGCTTTGGACAGGGTTTTGCACCTGGTTTGGCTACATGGTATGGACCTGCTAATGGCCCTGGAAGTG GAGGAGCTTGCGGATTTGACACAGATGTGGGACAACCTCCATACTCAGGCATGATATCTGCCGGCAATGCCAAGATCTTCCTCAAAGGACATGGCTGTGGTCAGTGTTTTCAG ATGCAATGCTCAGCTGACCTATGCTCGGGCAAACCAATCACTGTAACCATCACAGATGAATGTCCTGGACATTGTGACGATGTACCATTTCATTTCGACTTGAGTGGACATGCTTTCGGGGCAATGGCTAAACCTGGACAAGAAAATAATCTCCGCCAACgagcactacaagaaaaatga